The following coding sequences lie in one Cannabis sativa cultivar Pink pepper isolate KNU-18-1 chromosome 5, ASM2916894v1, whole genome shotgun sequence genomic window:
- the LOC133038123 gene encoding uncharacterized protein LOC133038123, whose protein sequence is MERIRAHLGFDSYFVVDTRGHNGCLALMWKVASEVMIQKFSFNHIDATVHLQNSPPRRFTGVYGEPKWELRFKTWDLLRSLKNDSNLPWCIMGDLNNLGSQLEKRGGRNYPDRLIEGFIGALSDCNLIDLPLVGYPYTWEKGRNSGDLIEERLDKALVTNEWLALYSQPVLYNLEFSMSDHCPIFLVFKGLFPTASLHSFRFENAWLREPLCKQLFEGCWEGSDLNSIQGKLQSVVRDLVSIQQHQEGKANLSEVLAQREVSGNKDQNSFGLTLVTKIVNISTLLRALGKETTVLASFKTTMVDGLTGIRGWSMLLLVSGARWNDPGFLLEALEYCRRGCGPIFHDFFDTGKFLDSINDTHIVLIPKKKNTSQMSDMRPISVCNVLYKITSKVITNRMKGVLDQAISETQSAFVSGRLISNNVMVAFEVMQYLKRKTNGRTGYMALKLDMSKAYDRIEWRFLESVLRVMGFSERWIGLILSCVNSVCYYVINSCQKMGPIIPTRGICQGCPLSPYLFIVCAEGLSSLIKL, encoded by the exons ATGGAGAGAATTAGAGCCCATTTGGGttttgatagttattttgtgGTTGATACTCGGGGACACAATGGATGTTTGGCGTTGATGTGGAAGGTTGCGAGTGAAGTGATGATACAGAAGTTCTCTTTTAATCATATCGATGCTACTGTTCATCTTCAGAACTCTCCTCCTAGGCGTTTCACGGGTGTTTATGGCGAGCCAAAATGGGAGCTGCGGTTCAAGACTTGGGACCTTCTTCGTTCTCTTAAAAATGACAGCAATCTTCCATGGTGCATTATGGGAGACTTGAATAATTTGGGTTCTCAGTTGGAGAAGAGAGGAGGTAGGAATTACCCTGACCGTCTTATTGAGGGGTTTATTGGGGCTTTGAGCGATTGTAATTTGATTGACTTGCCTCTTGTTGGCTATCCGTATACGTGGGAGAAAGGAAGAAATAGTGGGGACTTGATAGAAGAAAGGCTTGACAAAGCCTTGGTGACCAACGAGTGGCTGGCTTTGTATTCCCAACCGGTTCTTTACAACCTCGAGTTCTCTATGTCTGATCATTGTCCCATCTTTTTGGTCTTTAAAGGTTTGTTTCCGACTGCTTCCTTGCACTCTTTTCGTTTCGAAAACGCTTGGCTACGCGAGCCTTTGTGTAAGCAGCTATTTGAGGGCTGTTGGGAGGGCTCGGATTTAAATAGTATTCAAGGAAAATTACAAAGTGTTGTGAG GGATCTAGTTTCAATTCAACAACATCAGGAAGGAAAGGCAAATTTGTCTGAGGTCTTAGCTCAACGAGAAGTTTCTGGAAACAAAGATCAAAACAGTTTTGGCTTAACTCTGGTgacaaaaatagtaaatatttcCACTCTGTTGCGAGCTTTAGGAAAAGAAACAACAGTATTAGCCAGCTTCAAGACAACAATGGTAGATGGCTTAACTGGGATTCGGGGTTGGAGCATGTTATTACTAG TCTCCGGGGCCCGATGGAATGACCCCGGCTTTTTACTAGAAGCATTGGAGTATTGTCGGCGCGGATGTGGTCCAATTTTTCACGACTTTTTTGATACTGGTAAGTTTCTGGATTCAATTAATGATACCCACATTGTTTTAATCCCAAAGAAGAAAAACACGTCTCAAATGAGTGATATGAGGCCGATTTCAGTATGTAATGTTTTATACAAAATTACCTCAAAGGTCATAACAAATCGAATGAAGGGAGTGCTGGATCAGGCTATTTCAGAAACTCAAAGTGCATTTGTATCAGGAAGATTGATTTCAAACAATGTAATGGTGGCTTTCGAAGTAATGCAGTACTTGAAAAGGAAAACTAATGGTAGAACGGGATACATGGCGCTCAAGTTAGACATGAGCAAAGCCTATGACCGCATCGAGTGGAGGTTCTTGGAATCTGTCCTACGGGTGATGGGATTTAGTGAGCGTTGGATTGGACTAATTCTCAGTTGTGTGAACTCGGTTTGCTATTATGTCATCAATAGTTGTCAGAAAATGGGGCCAATCATTCCTACAAGAGGCATTTGTCAAGGTTGCCCTTTGTCTCCATACCTTTTTATTGTGTGTGCTGAAGGTCTATCCTCCTTGATTAAATTATAA